A window of Novosphingobium terrae contains these coding sequences:
- a CDS encoding helix-turn-helix transcriptional regulator — protein sequence MVVGSVLYEALIDATGTGALADVLLSAADQAAGVDEIFGYWLDERGRVFVIVSSGHVGSSQSRADRYASQYHALDPLAGMAHYHGKDMRMARLAASDVHHSAYRRECYDHPGFAEKIAFARARGGRNFVLNFYRRKEQPVSSLDTLSELAELAFPLLRKHVDLARDDTDLPIVAKLEQRLTNTYPLLSRREREVCARTLTGMTAEAIGIDLSVSETTVLTYRRRAYERYNLSNSQEMLGRILF from the coding sequence ATGGTTGTGGGATCTGTCCTCTATGAGGCGCTGATCGATGCCACCGGCACGGGCGCGCTGGCCGATGTGCTGCTCTCGGCAGCAGATCAGGCCGCCGGTGTCGATGAAATCTTTGGCTATTGGCTCGATGAGCGCGGACGGGTCTTCGTGATCGTCTCTTCGGGCCATGTCGGATCGTCGCAAAGCCGCGCGGACCGCTATGCCAGCCAGTATCATGCACTCGATCCGTTGGCGGGCATGGCGCATTATCACGGCAAGGATATGCGCATGGCCCGGCTGGCGGCCAGCGATGTGCATCACTCCGCCTATCGCCGCGAATGCTACGACCATCCCGGTTTCGCCGAGAAGATCGCCTTTGCCCGCGCGCGCGGCGGGCGCAATTTCGTACTCAACTTCTACCGCCGCAAGGAGCAGCCGGTCAGCAGCCTCGACACGCTGAGCGAACTGGCCGAACTGGCCTTTCCCCTGCTGCGCAAACATGTCGATCTGGCGCGCGACGACACCGATCTGCCCATCGTCGCCAAGCTGGAGCAGCGGCTGACCAACACCTATCCCCTGCTCAGCCGCCGCGAGCGGGAAGTCTGCGCCCGCACCCTGACGGGCATGACCGCCGAGGCCATCGGCATCGACCTGTCCGTCAGCGAGACCACCGTGCTGACCTATCGCCGCCGCGCCTATGAACGCTACAATCTCTCCAATTCGCAGGAGATGCTGGGGCGCATCCTGTTCTGA
- a CDS encoding DUF2783 domain-containing protein: MSTINLAPNIARPDDFYARLVSLHDGLDMKASAVVNAKLIFLLANHIGDEDVLREALTLAAAKQPATRPQAPCAQAA, from the coding sequence ATGAGCACGATCAACCTTGCCCCCAACATCGCCCGGCCAGACGATTTCTACGCCCGTCTGGTCAGCCTGCATGACGGGCTGGACATGAAGGCCAGTGCCGTCGTCAACGCCAAGCTGATTTTCCTTCTCGCCAACCATATCGGTGATGAGGATGTGCTGCGCGAAGCCCTGACTCTGGCCGCCGCCAAACAGCCTGCAACCCGGCCGCAAGCGCCTTGCGCGCAGGCAGCCTGA
- a CDS encoding FAD-dependent oxidoreductase — protein sequence MTATNKKGGIPVWRDMGVTPNPAREDDAEVVIVGGGPVGLTLALDLGRRGRRVLVLNKRDIIAAGSKAICFSKRTLDIWNRLGVGKAMVEKGVVWNVGKVFWGAQDEPVYSFDMLPVKHQQMPAFINLQQYHAEEILIEAVIALPNVTLRWGHEVTEIAQSADSARLTVRSDEGAYCIDAPWVAACDGSTSPLRHMLGLDFEGRIFEDNFLIADIRLKQDRPAERWFWFDPPFNPGQSALLHKQPDDVWRLDFQLGWNIDREACIKPENVAPYVRGMLGEDVEFKPEWYSVYTFQCRRMARFVHDRVIFAGDSAHLVSPFGARGCNGGVADADNLGWKLDLILRGEAPEDLLESYNDEAIATADENILNSSRSTDFLTPKSETSTALRNAVLELSETHAFARPFVNSGRLSTAVSYPHSPLSTEDGLQGGITPGSVALDAPVGNGWLLDHLGQGDFVLLSADGTAPEIEGLRSLNVADLGDSEGLVAQRYAMEPGAAYLIRPDHYVAARWHQPSAHQISAALQRAKGLHA from the coding sequence ATGACCGCTACGAACAAGAAGGGCGGCATTCCGGTCTGGCGTGACATGGGTGTCACGCCAAATCCGGCCCGGGAGGATGATGCCGAGGTGGTGATCGTGGGCGGAGGGCCGGTGGGCCTGACGCTCGCGCTCGATCTGGGCCGCCGGGGCCGCCGGGTGCTGGTGCTCAACAAGCGCGATATCATCGCCGCCGGATCGAAAGCGATCTGCTTCTCCAAGCGCACGCTGGACATCTGGAACCGTCTGGGCGTGGGCAAGGCTATGGTCGAGAAGGGCGTGGTCTGGAATGTCGGCAAGGTGTTCTGGGGCGCTCAAGACGAGCCTGTCTACAGCTTCGACATGCTGCCCGTGAAGCATCAGCAGATGCCCGCTTTCATCAACCTGCAGCAGTATCACGCCGAGGAGATCCTGATCGAGGCAGTAATTGCCCTGCCCAATGTGACGTTGCGCTGGGGTCATGAAGTTACCGAGATCGCCCAGTCCGCCGATAGCGCGCGGCTGACGGTGCGCTCGGATGAAGGCGCCTATTGCATCGACGCGCCATGGGTGGCGGCCTGTGATGGCAGCACCTCGCCCCTGCGCCATATGCTGGGGCTGGATTTCGAGGGGCGTATCTTTGAGGACAATTTCCTCATCGCCGACATCCGCCTCAAGCAGGATCGCCCTGCTGAGCGCTGGTTCTGGTTCGATCCGCCCTTCAACCCCGGCCAGTCGGCCCTGCTCCACAAGCAGCCCGATGATGTGTGGCGCCTCGATTTTCAGCTAGGCTGGAACATCGACCGCGAGGCCTGCATCAAGCCCGAAAATGTCGCACCCTATGTGCGCGGCATGCTGGGCGAGGATGTGGAATTCAAACCCGAATGGTACAGCGTCTACACCTTCCAGTGCCGCCGCATGGCGCGCTTCGTCCATGACCGGGTGATCTTCGCCGGGGACAGCGCTCATCTCGTTTCGCCTTTCGGCGCACGGGGTTGCAATGGCGGCGTGGCCGATGCCGACAACCTCGGCTGGAAGCTGGATCTGATCCTGCGCGGCGAGGCACCCGAGGATCTGCTGGAAAGCTACAATGACGAAGCCATCGCCACGGCGGATGAGAACATCCTCAACTCCTCGCGCTCGACCGATTTTCTGACGCCCAAATCGGAAACCAGCACCGCTTTGCGCAATGCCGTGCTGGAACTGTCGGAAACGCATGCCTTTGCGCGGCCTTTCGTCAATTCCGGGCGGCTGTCGACGGCGGTGTCCTATCCGCATTCGCCGCTCAGCACAGAAGACGGTTTGCAAGGCGGCATCACCCCCGGCTCGGTGGCTCTGGATGCGCCGGTCGGGAACGGCTGGCTGCTCGATCATCTGGGGCAAGGCGATTTCGTGCTGCTCAGCGCGGATGGCACCGCCCCCGAAATCGAGGGTCTGCGCAGCCTGAATGTCGCGGACCTCGGCGACAGCGAAGGCCTTGTGGCCCAGCGTTACGCAATGGAACCCGGCGCCGCCTATCTGATCCGCCCCGACCACTATGTTGCGGCGCGCTGGCACCAGCCCTCCGCGCATCAGATCAGCGCAGCCTTGCAGCGCGCGAAGGGATTGCACGCATGA